GATAGCTGGTAAATGACATTGGCAAATTTGGAGCAAGACGAGCAATAATTATCATAAATTAAAACCGGAAAATGAAACTTATCGTTTTCTTTTTCCATGTTTATTATTGCACATCCTGACTTTTATTTTATTAACTAACAAGAAAATTTGAAAATGCTGTCAAAACACTCCAGAATATGTCGAAAAATACAAAAGCGACAAATATGTACTTCCATTCGTCATTTCAAAGCTCTGGGAAATGAAAATTCAGCCTATTATTCAGAATGAAATTGCCTCTGTATTCGAGGTTTGATACCGATGCCTTAATGAATTAATAGGATAAACCAAGGCGGGTTTGCAAAACATGCTTGTCCCAGGCGCATCAAATCCTCGTCTCTGGTCCTGGCCTATCTGAGTGGCCGTCATTCTGCCGTCACTTACCCATCATTCTGCCGTCACTTACCCATCATTCTGCCGTCACTTACCCGTCATTTAGGTCAACTCTTATTTTATGAGGGATTTGCAGGTTGATTTCTTTATATATAAACTTTTTGTATATAATATATTTGTATAAACATGGTCAAAAGAATTCCTCGATCAATCAGGGTCGAGGTACTAAAACAATGGCTAGAAGGGGTCTCCCGGGACCAAATTGCCAAAAATAACGACATTGCCTTCGGGACTGTATCCAACATACTTTTAGAGATAAAAGAAAACGTTATTCCAGACATTGATTTGCTTAGGGAAATAGCTTCAGCATTAAAGAGGGAGGATTTGGAATTAAAGCAGTTCGCTCGTGCTATGAGATTAAATAAGTTACTAGACAACCTGGGAATGACAGAAGAGCAAATTGAAAATTTTTTGGAACATTTAAATGTATTCTTTTACAGGAACGATGTTGGAGACATCAAGAATTTTCTGATGCAACTCGAGTCAGTTTCTGATATGGTTAGGAATCTTGATCTTTCCATTTATGATATCGAAGAATATATCATTGATAAGCAGGCCGAACTATATTCGTTAATACTTGATATAGTTCAAATCAAAAAAAATATTGAAGAGGAGAAAGCTGAATTCGTTAGGGTTGTAAAGAATACTGAAAGATATCGAGCGGCACGTATGTTTGGAGGATGAGCTTCTAGCCAAGTCTAGTTTTGTGATGCTTGGATTACAGATTCAATTGTTAATAATGAACTTGCATTAATCTGAAATGACAATTGGAATAAGATCTATGATTTTCAAAAATTTACTCTTTATGACTGATCAGGGGTTGTAATATCGATTTTGACCCCAGAGAAGGGATAAGTGAGGGTGTTGCTAATCAGTCTTGATAACTGTAAAAAGAATAATGTGATTTCTGCAAATTTATAATGTGAGTATCCAGATATCAGAAGAAAATATTTAAATTGAAAAAAACATTTCAGGGTAATGTGTGGAAGATTTTAATTCCAAAAAAAATCGCATATGGCGAAAATGCCGCAAAGGAATTTGATTACCCTGAAAATGCATTAATAATAACAACAACAGAGCCCAAGATTTATGAAAAATGGATAGAGTATATGGGAATAAAAAATTATCACATTTATGATAAAGTTACTCCTGATCCAGCTGTTGAAACAATTGAAACCATAAAAAATGAGTTTGATGGAAAAAATGTATCTTGTTACATAGGGTTAGGCGGTGGTAGCTCGCTTGATGTGTGTAAATACTTGAGCAAAATGACTGGTGTCCCAAAAATTCTAATACCTACTACATTTGGAACTGGTGCCGAAATGACTACTTACGCTGTAATCAGTTTTGATCACAAAAAGAAACTATTGCAGGATGAGGCTTTCTTGGCCGACGCCGCTATTATCGATCCATACTTTTTGCCTGGGACTCCATTTAATATCATGCGTAATTCTGCATGTGATGCTGCAGCACAGGCTTCTGAGGGATATGATAGCAAGTTGGCAAATCCTCTAACAAAACTATTTTGTAAGGAGGCATTTGATATTCTGGAAGACGCTATAATCAACGACAAGCCCGACTTATTGCCTTATGGGGCAATGCTTTCAGGAATAGGTTTCGGCAACTCATCAACTACCCTTGGGCACGCCTTATCTTACGTTTTTTCCAATGAGGGAGTGCCACACGGATATTCTTTATCTTCATGCACAACCGTAGCACACAAGTTTAACAATTCTATCTATTCTGATAGATTCAAGAAAATATGTCAAAAACTAAAATTTGAGCCCTTAAAGCTTAATCAACCTCTGGATGCCGCAGCGGATGTTATCATGCCTGATAGGGGGCATTTAGATAACAATCCGAAAGAAGTTACAAAACAGGACATTATAAAATGTCTAGATGAGATTGTAAATAGTAATCCACTTGCTTAAAAACTCTATTTTTTTGTTTTTGCTAGGAAAAACTATAAATTCATATTAATTATTTATCAAGTTATCTTATGACTACCATTAGTAAGAGTATGGATATTGCTGCTCCATTGAGCGAAGTTTTCACTTATTTTGCAAGGCCTGAACATATGGCAGATCAATTTCCAGAAAATATGGGTCTAAACGTAATTCCATTAGAAGTTAAAAACGGGTTTGGAGTAGGTACAATTTTTAGAATTAGCGGTGATTTTGATGGCAAAAAATTGGAATGGGATTGTGAAACAATTGATTACATTCCACATAAAAAAATAGTCGCAAAAATGATTGAGGGGCCATTTAAACACTGGCAGATTACTGTTGATTTTGATGAATTAGGAGAGAAAAAAACAAAGACAACATTGACAGTAGAGTATGATATGCCCATGGGACCTCTTGGAGGCCTAATTGATAAGGTTAAACTAAAGAAAATAGCTGAAAGGGGTATGGAAAATGGCTTGTACAGAGTTAAAGCATTGTTGGAGGGCACAGGTTCTATTCCGGTCTATATCACTCTAGAAGCCTATAGAAAGGTATTAAAGGAGAAAGAGAGGCTGAAATGCTCAGTTTCTGAGGCAATTGTTGATATAATCAATCAAAATCAACAACAAGCTACAGCCGCCAAACCAATACCATAATTTTTGAATCCATTATATAATAAAACAGATAATTTCCTTAGCTTAGTTTAAATAGTGTTCAGTTAATTTCATTTAAACGTAGGGTTCGTAGCTCAGCCAGGTAGAGCGTCTGGCTCTTAACCAGATCGAAAGAGGTTAAAATGTCGTGGGTCCGAATCCCACCGAACCCGCTACCATTTATAGTAACTATAACGATAACAATACATTAGATCGATTCTTAAGAAATGAGGATTATACATAATCGGCTAGTTGGTAGTTCAAAACAATTCTTGGATCATTTGACTTGTCGCTGTTAATTTGTATAGGTATATGAAGATGCACTTAGGTTTTGTTACTATTGCTGCTGATGTTGGCTTAGAAAAACTACTTGTTTTCTTCGGTTAACATAATTGATAAGATCAAAGTCACGTTGTGGATTTTCGTATACTTTGAAATTGGATTCGCGTGTTGGAACTTTGATACAATATTTGACCATATTTCATAATAGTGAATGTATTGAACTACATAAGTACAATTTTCAAGTTTGATGATCCTTCGCAGGAGATTATTATTGATACAGGTTCTGAAAAGTATTGGATAGGTGCAGATAAAGTTTCTTCCTACTGGAGACACAAAGAAGGATTTAGTAAGGAATAATTCTATTTATTTTTATCCAATTTTTCTTAATAACTGCTATACGATGTTATAAAAGAATATTGTAAGGTCGACCTAGTCAGCCTAGGTCTCTAATCCCATGAATTTTCGGCATCACCATGACCCATCATATTACCTTGACCCATCATGCCCATCTCTGGACCCATCATATTACCTTGACCCATCATGCCCATCTCTGGACCCATCATATTACCTTGACCCATCATGCCCATCTCTGGACCCATCATATTACCTTGACCCATCATGCCACCTTTACCGCCGTGGACTAACATCATCAATTTCATAAATGATGTTTTCTCGTCCTTCAACAAATTGCCGTTACCTGGATCGACTAAGACCTTGTGTGGTGTTCCACTAGAGTCAAGTACAATCACTGTATAAACTATGTAATGTTTTTCTGGATGTAAGAATGCAGCTATTGTAGTAGCGTTATCGCCAACTGCTCCTCGAGCGGTTGTGATCGCATCATTGATATCTACCTTAATCATGGATTTGAATGCATTAATTATTGGCTGAAAAATAGATATAGAGCTCGTTAAGTTGTTATCCTGTTGTTTAGCCTCATAGGATCCCATAGACATATCGTCATTCATTGGCATCCCAATAGGGTTGTGAGATGTCTGACCATTTGTCGTATTACTTGAAGTTTGTGCATAGACGCCTGCTATTGTGGAAAAAAGTAAAAGTAAACTAAACAGCGCAGCGAATGGCGCTACAAATAATGAATTATTCTGATTCATTAAGACTAAATACAAATAAAAGTATATAAATATACAAAAATGTCCATAATATAACTAAAATTAGATACCTTTTTCAATTTTCCAGCGACTGTATTGCAGGCATTTTGATCATAGTAATTACTTGACTCTTCAGAAAACTAAATTTATATCTTAACCATGAAATGATTAGTTACGGCCTGCATATTATAACAAAGTTTCAAGTAAACTGTAATAGGATTAAAATCTGATTGATTTAAAAATAAGGATAACAAAGGAATATGATTTAATTGAATTATTCTCCTTTAAAGGATTTTTCTGATGAACCTATTTTATCGGAATAAACATTCCTGTAATCTCTCCAATCGATATTTGAATATGAACAAGGTACTGTAAGTAACAGCAAAAAATATCCGATATTCCTTTTTGATCGAGTAACTACAATGTAGGTTCCCATCTATCTCTAGTGGGATTTTTAGTCTAAGTCATGGCTGATGGCAATTACTATCTGAATGAACTTATCAAACCCATGTGGAATTTCACACGATTTCCACCGAACCCGCTACCTAATGTAGTAACGAAATTACTTACAACAGTGCTCTAAAATAATTAATAATCATTCAAAATTAGTATATTACAAGGTTTTTTCTAAATCACAATGTATTGAATAAAGACAAAAGAATCATACAGTGAATATCCCAAAGAATGGATTAAGACATAGAATGAGTAAAGTTTGGGATAAAATATATGAATCCGATAGCGCATTTTTTGGTGATGAACCTAGCCATTTTGCAACCCTTTGTTTAAGAGAAATGAAAACAAATAATGTAAAAAAATTGTTAGAATTAGGTGCAGGTCAAGGTAGAGATTCAATATTTTTCGCCTCAAATGGGATTCAGGTCGCGGCATTAGATTATTCAAACGCTGGGATTGAAATAATACTCAATAAGACAAAAAAAGAAAAAAAAGGATTGCAAGTTAATTCAAAAACGTTTGATATAAGGAATGCACTTCCATTTCCAAATAATTATTTTGATGCAGTATACTCTCATATGTTCCTTAATATGAAGTTCTCACAGGATGAACTCAATTTTATTATTTCAGAAATAAGAAGAGTATTAAAAGATGGAGGGTTTAACTTTTTTTCAGTCAGAAATAATCATGACAATTTTTACAGGAAGGGGATGGAAATTGAAAAAGGTATTTATGATATAAACGGTTTTGAAATTCGTTTCTTTACGGAAAAGGATATTCAGGATTTACTCGGAGGACATTTTCAATTACTTTGGATAAAGGAAATGTCTGAAGATCCAGTTACCCTTTATCTAATATGTTATAAGAAGAATCTCTAATGAGGAATAATTTTCACAAAGGAATCTATCAGGGTACTAGTCAATTTCCAGTTATCTTGTAATGCTTTTCCACATCATTGGCTATTGTTAATAATAGGATAACAGAATGGTTGAATAAATTCAAATTTGTTTCACATACCACCGAACCCGCATAGTATACGGGTCTATATACGGGTTATTCGTTAATATATTCGTCATAAGGATATGAATCTTGATGATTTTCGTATTAACTTGAGGTTTAGTGGATGCCAGTAAAATTAGAAACCACACTAAGTATTAAAAATAAAATATTGAATGGGGTACACAAAAGCCATAGATTGTTCATTTTCTTGTAGGTAACTTGTAGGAGTAATTGACTTTCTACCTTTCAATATTGGTATTATCATAGGCGGTTGCAAGGGCCTGACTATTTCGCAGATCCCCTTGATTTAGATTTTGACTTGGACTTCCAACCACAGATGGCAATGTAGCAATTTGTGATTGATTAGTTAGAACACTGCCTGGAGGAACCAATGTGTTGTCGGGGATTTCAACTCCTGTTATGATACTGCCGACCCTGATGACCACGTTGTTACCTATCTTTGAATCAAGCACAGCACTCTTGACTCCGATTAACGTATTGTTTCCAATCCACACTGGCCCATGGATAAGCGAGTCATGTGCCAAGCTCACATTTCCACTGAGGTATATTGCATATCCCTCATCAAATCGTGTGTCATTGCCTAGTAGTCTATCTCCTTCTTGTGAAAACCTTTTGTTATCAACATTGGTACCGTCTCTAACAGCATCAAGAGCATGTAGAATTACTCCATCCTGAATGTTTGAATAATCACCAATGTGAATCGGAATGCCTTCATCCGCTCTACAAACAGCAGTGGGGGCTACTAATACCTTCTTTCCAATTGAACAATCGCCGATTATTATTGCAAATGGATGTATGTATGCCGTATCATCTATTCTGGGGGATGTAACATTTTCAACGACAAATGTATTTACATTAGACATTATGTTTGGCCATTGTTTAGATATTATCGATGTATCGTTAATAGTATCTTGACCCATGGCGAAAGGATTTTGATATCCTAAACTAATAGTTAATACCAGAATCAAAGATAATGTCATTACTACGACAGAGTATGTAGCACAGCTATTTTTCATTAGATTTGTTATAGATTGCAAAATATAAACAATTACCTTATGTAGTATAAGGAAAATGGTATTTAATAATTAATTTTAACCTATGCGTTTAATTTTTTGTAATTTTAATACATATCTACTAGCCCCGAGCCGCGCTGAGCGCGGCGTTATAATATCCAATACCTGTCTGGACTGCAGGTCAATTACTATCTTTTATCTGCATGAAATGTGAAGACTTTGGTTCGCAAAAGACGACTGAATTAGTAGATTTGCTGTCGTCCTAAACATAGAATGATTTACAGGTAGTAGTAATCTTGGCAACAATATTATTGTGATGTTAAGTATGTGAACCATATTCAGGAGTTGAACAGGGTTGCCAGTTTAACATATTTTTTTGATTAGTCAATACTATTCTGCCCCGCTTTCTGAGCGGCCCAATGTCATTTCACCTACCAAATTTATTCATATATTTGAGGATCTTCTTTATCTGGGTTCATATTTTCTTCATAAAGAATCAAAGCCGCATAATTCTCAACATCATTTTGACTATTGGCGATAAACTTAACATCAATCAACCTTCTTACTTCTTCCTTTTTTAGAAATTCATTGATATTTTTTTCAAGGTCTGACAGCTGCTGGTTATGATAGATCTTTACTCTTGTCATATTCATAGTTATGTACGATTGGTTTTAACATGTTCATATAAACCAAAAATTGAATTACAATCGTTGTTGAAATTGTTCAATGCATCTGAATACCTTAGTTAAACCGCATATATCGTATTGAAGCGTTTTCACTGAGCCACTTTATTCATTCGTTACATAATCATTATTATTTTAAGAGTAAACATATTGAAAGATTTATGATTTGATATGTGTGTGGTTTTAAGTTAATTTATAGTCACACGCCGTCCTCAAGGGCGGCGTTATACTATTGACATAGAAATTGGCCACTTTGGCATCTCAAATTCAGATCATCTTAGGTATCAGCCGCTCCTAGGGGACAGCCTATCAGTGTAAGGAACCCGAGCTTTTAATTACCCTAAAATCTCCAATATTCAAATGAATAGTATAAATAAAAATTCAAGTATTCATCTATTTTTAGCAATAGTTGGTACACTGGGATTGTTAATTCCCGCATCTTACTCATTGAATAATGAGGTTAATGCTCAACTAAATATATCCAGTAGTGATGATGGCGGCAATCTCCAGCCAAATATTAGTGCAGAAAGCATTTTCAACACAAAGACAATGACTTTGGGTAATAATATAAAAAACCTTGTTATCCTTATTCCTAATGAAGGTCATCATGCTGCTGGCGAAGATAGTGAAGCAAGGTTTTTGGACCAACATTTTGTAGCCGAAAATGCAGTAGTTAACACAGGTACTACCGTTCAATGGTTTAACGGCGATGCAGGTCATGAACGCACTATAGATGTTAAAGATGATACTGGTAATAGTGTATTTAATACCGGAGAAATCGTTGATAGTCAAGCATCTACTCCATTTACTTTTAGTAATCCAGGTGTGTATAACTATGAAGCAGAAGGTGACCCAGGTGTAACAATGACAGGTTCCGTAACAGTTGGAAATATTCAATCATCAGTAACACCGTCTAGCGCATCTACCTCAAATTCAAATTCAAGTGGTATTGATACCGTAGGAATTTTAATGGTTCCAACACAAAATATTGATGATTATATTCAACAAATAACTAGTGCAGGAATTACAGTCGATAATACCTATGACTTTAAAGACCTGAGAGGTGGGCAAGAAGGAACAGGAGATATACAAACATTAATTGTATGGACTACAGGTGGCAAAGATTTAATCCAAACACTTTCATTCTTAAGCGGGCTCTCATCTGATTTGCCATATAGTTGATAACAAACTATTTTTTATTTTATTGATGACATCTAAGTTGAATTAAAAACCGATTTAAGCTATCTTACTGAAAAGTTTTATCTGCATACCAAGAAAGGTAACAAGGACAAAAATTTACTCCAAGATATTAAATAATAAGATACATCATATTTTGGGTGCAAAGTATCTTAAATACAGATTTGTTATCTTTAATCAATTATTCTATCAATTTCCTTACCAAGCCTAGATTGACAATATTATATTACATCTAGAGAAGTATTTTTCAACTCTTCCAGATGTAAACATCAAGCCTAAATGATGCATTATAAATTAAATTGTATTGTTTATAAAATATAACTAATTAATTAGGTGTAAATGCTTTGAATCGCTAGTCATTACGCTCCATCTAAGTGTAGAATGGAATTTACTAAAATGAATTATTGTATATTTTATCGGATTCACATAACGAGTTAAATTTTAACGGTAATATATCAAAATAGTTTCAACTTTTTATGTTACGCCGCCCTCAAGGCGGCGTTACTATTCATATAAAAACAAATTATAGCTGTTGGATTATGCCATGTTTAACTAACAAACTATACAATTCGGGTTGTTCTTTTTTCAAGGCTTCTTTTGAAGATGGTAAGAATGATTTGACATTCTTTAATCGAATATTAGATTCTCTTTGAGGACTATCTTCTAATTATCATTGTGAGTGGCTACTATGACAACATGCTTCTTGTTGTCATAACGGAGGTACGGACTAGTGCCCATCAGTAACAGGAGACTGAATTAATGTTTTATTTTGCTATCGCATTCTTATCTGTAATGGCAACAGACACAGCTTTTTCTATCATCCGTTGAGCATTCTCAAGTATAGGTGTTGACTGGTGCGCTAACAACAATTTTTCAACCTTGAGATTCAAAAGTCTCCTTGCAGATACAATGGAAGTTTCCCAATCCTTTGTTACTGCAGATGGAGGAACAAATAGTCCGTCAGTATTTAAAATAGAATTAAAAAGAACATCTCCACCAATGAGAATTCGACGTTCTCGGTCATACAGGGATATATGACCTGGAGTATGTCCAGGTGTATGGATAACTTGCAGGGTGTTTGCTATCATGTCGCCATCTTTCAAAAGTTCATTAGTGACAATTGGGCCGATGTTTATGTTTCCAAATTTTTTTGTTACTTTATCAATACTAGTTCCCATCAACTTCAAAACATGTTCAAAGGCATCCTTATCAGGTGGACCATTATATTGCAGTTCATGTGACAAGTATGTGGACTCTATCCAATGTGAATAAATTTTGGCACCCGTCTTTCTCTTTACTTCATTGGCGGCCTCAATATGGTCCGGATGCAAATGTGTTAGAACAATGCGATTTATGTCTTTGATATCAATACCTGCATTCGACAAATAGGACTCAAACGTTGGAATACTACAAGTAAAACATGTGTCTATAAGGGTATAGTCTCTTGGACCCTCTTCAATAAGATATGACACCATACCTACAGTTGGTATCGGATGGTCCAATCCGTCTATTGAATGCACCTTTGCCACAATCTCTACCATGTAATATTATAGTTCGCTCCTAGCAATAAGGATTTTGTTGATTAGACCAAAGTCATTACAATTACGCATATTACCTCATGATTGGAGTAATAGAAGTAGTTCGTGTGTATAGGTGATAACGTTTGGGTCAGAAAGGTTAGTTTTTGACGCTCCGTCTCTAATTCCTTAAATGCATGCCCCTAACATTACATCACATGTTTAGATACCTTGACGCTCCTGATGACTCTTTTTTGCAAAAGGACAATGACTATAATAGATTACTGAAGAAGTTGCGTAATTTTACAGAATATTTATCATCTGAGGACAAGGAATTATTGTTAAAAATGATTAATGAAGTTTATTATAAATATCATAGATCCATCTTAATGAACTCGGAAAGTGACACCGAACTAATGCTTTCAACGTTGATAGGGTTATTGACAAAACAGAATTTAGAAATTGAAAGATTAAGGAAGTAACATTCTCTTATGTTACATTCCTTCCAGCAGTAAAAAGGGTTCACTACTCGTTGTGCCAACTGGATGACTTTCATGCGCCGCCTTACCGGGGCCTGCTGCCATGTCATTATCTTATTAAGTCAGGCTAGATGATATTTCACGCCGTCCGATAAAGGTGGCGGCGTTGGACCACGCCTTGGTATCTATAATGTCAAATGGGATATTATCAAACATGATTCTTATGTGATTATTAACATAGCAGAGGCCGCTGTAAGTAGTATAGTTCCAGACAAGTTTATTGGAGATGCCAAGCCGATGGTAGTGGGTAATATTTGTCCTCATGATGGTTATGTAGAGTTCACAGTGTGGCGGTGGGGGGATTTTCCTTATCTTGACTTTTGGACAGATATTCTTGTATTTAATTCCTACGACCCAAGATAGGATAGGCAAAGGTTTCCATCCATTTTTGCCTCTGTAAATACTATTGACGATAACTAATGGGAAAATGATAAATAATTTACATTTTAGGAATTTCATTTATTATATTGAGTCAGAAACTAGTTTTTGTTCTATTGATTCATATTAAACTGTCAATCATATGATAACGGCAAATTAATTTTTTGTTGGATAAAATATATATTTTTGAAACTATTTATTGGTATCCAAATTAATGGCACGCACAACTCAGTAACTATAGTATATCAACATGTAAGCCACAAATATTAGAGTTAATTTCTATTGGCACATGTTATCAATGAAATCGACGTCCGCCCTGTTTGACTAAACATCATCAGTTTGGGCTCAAGATCGGAATATTCACAGATCTGTGACTTTCCATCGAACCCGATGAAAATAATAATTACTACAAACATATGACTAGTCTGGATATATTGTTTTAATAATTTGTTATATGTGTCAAAAGAAATGTATGAAGATCATAGAATAAAGTGTTCGTCTTGTGGGAGATTATTTCACTCAAAGGAAAATGAGATAATTTGTGAAGAGTGCTATAAAGAACTTGAAAATATAAAATAATTATCTTCAATTTTACAGTCATTTTTGATAATATAATTTTATGGATATATGTGATTTCAGATTACAAACTAGTGTGAAATTTCACACTCGTCCCACCGAACCAGCTACCCTTTCTAGTAACGATATTAGATATTTTATGCAGGTTTTGACATACAGATAGTTATCATATTTCGGATATTGATAATCAAAATGATAAGTGATTATTGACTTGGTCATTAGTCCCATTCAAATAAAAATCTCTGGATATTACGCCACAATCCTGCTCAGTAGTTTGTCCTGGAATTACACATCAATATCCGGAATGTGAAAGGGGTAAGTCGAAATCACATCCTTAAATCTGATGCATAGTTGATGTTAAATTAGTATACCTTTTTTAAAAGTCTAATGAATAATAAAAATCATAATCGATACCATATAGACCCACTTCCTTGAAAGATTCTTTAGCGCCAACTCTGATGTAATTAGAGTTTAAGCCTTTGACAAATCACACACTTTGCCATTGACTAAATCTTATCTTTTAAAGATCAAAGGATTGACAATAACTAAAAATGAAAGATTTAATTCATTGACGTGTCAACAGTGCAGTTTCTCCCTAATAATCTTTGGTTGATCCAAGCCACCGAATTTGGTCAGTATATCGCAATAGCTATTATTATCATTCTGGTCCCTGAAAGAAACTTCATATGTAGCAGTGACGGTGCTACCTGAAGAGGGTATATGACACGTAACCTTTAATGGTCCCTGATTTGGTGCACCGCTGCAAGTATTTTTCCCACTGATGGGATTACTAAAACTAAAAGATACCGGTCCAACATCCTGTCCATTTAATCTTGCAACCTTTGC
This Candidatus Nitrosocosmicus oleophilus DNA region includes the following protein-coding sequences:
- a CDS encoding iron-containing alcohol dehydrogenase, translating into MKKTFQGNVWKILIPKKIAYGENAAKEFDYPENALIITTTEPKIYEKWIEYMGIKNYHIYDKVTPDPAVETIETIKNEFDGKNVSCYIGLGGGSSLDVCKYLSKMTGVPKILIPTTFGTGAEMTTYAVISFDHKKKLLQDEAFLADAAIIDPYFLPGTPFNIMRNSACDAAAQASEGYDSKLANPLTKLFCKEAFDILEDAIINDKPDLLPYGAMLSGIGFGNSSTTLGHALSYVFSNEGVPHGYSLSSCTTVAHKFNNSIYSDRFKKICQKLKFEPLKLNQPLDAAADVIMPDRGHLDNNPKEVTKQDIIKCLDEIVNSNPLA
- a CDS encoding SRPBCC family protein, which translates into the protein MTTISKSMDIAAPLSEVFTYFARPEHMADQFPENMGLNVIPLEVKNGFGVGTIFRISGDFDGKKLEWDCETIDYIPHKKIVAKMIEGPFKHWQITVDFDELGEKKTKTTLTVEYDMPMGPLGGLIDKVKLKKIAERGMENGLYRVKALLEGTGSIPVYITLEAYRKVLKEKERLKCSVSEAIVDIINQNQQQATAAKPIP
- a CDS encoding PepSY domain-containing protein, producing MNQNNSLFVAPFAALFSLLLLFSTIAGVYAQTSSNTTNGQTSHNPIGMPMNDDMSMGSYEAKQQDNNLTSSISIFQPIINAFKSMIKVDINDAITTARGAVGDNATTIAAFLHPEKHYIVYTVIVLDSSGTPHKVLVDPGNGNLLKDEKTSFMKLMMLVHGGKGGMMGQGNMMGPEMGMMGQGNMMGPEMGMMGQGNMMGPEMGMMGQGNMMGHGDAENSWD
- a CDS encoding class I SAM-dependent methyltransferase — translated: MSKVWDKIYESDSAFFGDEPSHFATLCLREMKTNNVKKLLELGAGQGRDSIFFASNGIQVAALDYSNAGIEIILNKTKKEKKGLQVNSKTFDIRNALPFPNNYFDAVYSHMFLNMKFSQDELNFIISEIRRVLKDGGFNFFSVRNNHDNFYRKGMEIEKGIYDINGFEIRFFTEKDIQDLLGGHFQLLWIKEMSEDPVTLYLICYKKNL
- a CDS encoding sporulation protein Cse60 — encoded protein: MTRVKIYHNQQLSDLEKNINEFLKKEEVRRLIDVKFIANSQNDVENYAALILYEENMNPDKEDPQIYE
- a CDS encoding cupredoxin domain-containing protein: MNSINKNSSIHLFLAIVGTLGLLIPASYSLNNEVNAQLNISSSDDGGNLQPNISAESIFNTKTMTLGNNIKNLVILIPNEGHHAAGEDSEARFLDQHFVAENAVVNTGTTVQWFNGDAGHERTIDVKDDTGNSVFNTGEIVDSQASTPFTFSNPGVYNYEAEGDPGVTMTGSVTVGNIQSSVTPSSASTSNSNSSGIDTVGILMVPTQNIDDYIQQITSAGITVDNTYDFKDLRGGQEGTGDIQTLIVWTTGGKDLIQTLSFLSGLSSDLPYS
- a CDS encoding MBL fold metallo-hydrolase, with amino-acid sequence MHSIDGLDHPIPTVGMVSYLIEEGPRDYTLIDTCFTCSIPTFESYLSNAGIDIKDINRIVLTHLHPDHIEAANEVKRKTGAKIYSHWIESTYLSHELQYNGPPDKDAFEHVLKLMGTSIDKVTKKFGNINIGPIVTNELLKDGDMIANTLQVIHTPGHTPGHISLYDRERRILIGGDVLFNSILNTDGLFVPPSAVTKDWETSIVSARRLLNLKVEKLLLAHQSTPILENAQRMIEKAVSVAITDKNAIAK